The proteins below come from a single Brevundimonas sp. LM2 genomic window:
- the acs gene encoding acetate--CoA ligase → MTASGYDAACVAARDTPDAFWAEQAARLDWMTAPTRIKDVSFDKADFRIKWFEDGVLNVAWNCLDRHLAERGDQTAVIWEGDEPTQSGGLTYRELHAEVCRMANVLKGMGVAKGDRVTLYMPMIPAAAVAMLACARIGAVHSVVFGGFSPDSLCGRIEDCGSRFVITADEGVRGGKRIPLKANVDAALDKLPAGAVDKVLVVSHTNADIPMIEGRDVRYGEAKHGVSADCPCEPMNAEDPLFILYTSGSTGKPKGVLHTTGGYLFWAAWTHELVFDYRPGEVFWCTADVGWVTGHSYCVYGPLANGATTLMFEGVPNYPDYSRFWHVIDKHQVEIFYTAPTALRALMREGDGPVKATSRKSLRLLGSVGEPINPEAWRWYHEVVGEGRCPIVDTWWQTETGGILVSPLPGATDLKPGSATRPLPGVQLQLVDAEGTVLEGAASGNLCITDSWPGQMRTVWGDHQRFFDTYFSAYPGKYFTGDGCRRDADGYYWITGRVDDVINVSGHRMGTAEVESALVLHGAVAEAAVVGFPHDIKGQGIYAYVTLNAGVEPHDDLHRELIAHVRKEIGPIAAPDVIHWAPGLPKTRSGKIMRRILRKIAEGEVDSLGDTSTLADPGVVEDLVRNRAVPADPKA, encoded by the coding sequence ATGACGGCGTCCGGCTATGATGCGGCCTGCGTCGCGGCGCGCGACACGCCCGACGCCTTCTGGGCCGAGCAGGCCGCGCGTCTCGACTGGATGACCGCGCCGACGCGGATCAAGGACGTGTCGTTCGACAAGGCCGACTTCCGCATCAAATGGTTCGAGGACGGCGTGCTGAACGTCGCCTGGAACTGTCTGGACCGGCATCTGGCCGAGCGCGGCGACCAGACGGCCGTGATCTGGGAAGGCGACGAACCGACCCAGTCCGGCGGCCTGACCTATCGCGAGCTGCACGCCGAGGTCTGCCGAATGGCCAATGTCCTGAAGGGCATGGGCGTGGCCAAGGGCGATCGCGTCACCCTGTACATGCCGATGATCCCGGCGGCCGCCGTGGCGATGCTGGCCTGCGCCCGGATCGGGGCCGTGCACTCGGTCGTGTTCGGCGGTTTTTCGCCCGACAGTCTGTGCGGCCGGATCGAGGACTGCGGCTCGCGCTTCGTCATCACCGCCGACGAGGGCGTGCGCGGTGGCAAGCGCATTCCGCTGAAGGCCAATGTCGACGCCGCGCTCGACAAGCTGCCGGCCGGGGCGGTCGACAAGGTGCTGGTCGTGTCCCACACCAATGCCGACATCCCGATGATCGAAGGCCGCGACGTCCGCTACGGCGAGGCCAAGCACGGCGTCAGCGCCGACTGCCCGTGCGAGCCGATGAACGCCGAGGATCCGCTGTTCATCCTCTACACCTCGGGCTCGACCGGGAAGCCCAAGGGCGTGCTGCACACCACGGGCGGCTATCTGTTCTGGGCGGCCTGGACCCATGAGCTGGTGTTCGACTACCGCCCCGGCGAGGTCTTCTGGTGCACCGCCGACGTCGGCTGGGTCACCGGTCACAGCTACTGCGTCTATGGGCCCCTCGCCAACGGGGCGACGACCCTGATGTTCGAGGGCGTGCCCAACTATCCCGACTACAGCCGCTTCTGGCATGTCATCGACAAGCACCAGGTCGAGATCTTCTACACCGCCCCCACGGCGCTGCGGGCCCTGATGCGCGAGGGCGACGGCCCGGTGAAGGCGACGTCCCGCAAGTCCCTGCGCCTGCTGGGCAGCGTCGGCGAACCGATCAATCCCGAGGCCTGGCGCTGGTATCACGAGGTCGTCGGCGAGGGTCGCTGCCCCATCGTCGACACCTGGTGGCAGACCGAGACCGGCGGCATCCTGGTCTCGCCCCTGCCCGGGGCCACCGACCTGAAGCCGGGCTCGGCGACCAGGCCCCTGCCCGGCGTTCAGCTGCAGCTGGTCGACGCCGAGGGCACCGTCCTGGAGGGGGCCGCGTCCGGCAACCTGTGCATCACCGACAGCTGGCCGGGCCAGATGCGCACCGTCTGGGGCGACCACCAGCGCTTCTTCGACACCTATTTCAGCGCCTATCCGGGCAAGTATTTCACCGGCGACGGCTGCCGCCGGGACGCGGACGGCTATTACTGGATCACCGGCCGGGTCGACGACGTCATCAACGTCTCGGGCCACCGCATGGGCACGGCCGAGGTCGAGAGCGCCCTGGTCCTGCACGGGGCCGTGGCCGAGGCGGCGGTGGTCGGCTTCCCCCACGACATCAAGGGACAGGGCATCTACGCCTATGTGACCCTGAACGCCGGGGTCGAGCCGCATGACGACCTGCACCGCGAGTTGATCGCCCATGTCCGCAAGGAGATCGGCCCCATCGCCGCCCCCGACGTGATCCACTGGGCCCCCGGCCTGCCCAAGACCCGGTCCGGCAAGATCATGCGGCGAATCCTGCGCAAGATCGCCGAGGGCGAGGTCGACTCCCTGGGCGACACCTCGACCCTGGCCGATCCGGGCGTGGTCGAGGACCTGGTCAGGAACCGCGCCGTGCCGGCCGATCCGAAAGCCTGA
- a CDS encoding PAS-domain containing protein yields MFAPLILTLVAAYMALLFAVAWRSERRGHRTGPSRLGPWAYALSLAIYCTSWTYYGAVGTAARDGWDYLPIYLGPVIGVVFLFPVWRRIAAAAKRENIGSIADFISSRYGKSQSLGALVACVAIVGSLPYIALQLTSLSMAWQLLTAGTPVAGSERLTVSVMAVILAGFTILFGARRPDLTEHNRGLIRAVALESLIKLAALLAVAVFAVILLMGVPDRAAIGAALGQLGAPPVVDARFVAITLLATLAIFCLPRQFHVGFVEAVKPADIRRARWAFPAYLLLTSVAVLPIVAAGRLFASVGDPDLFVLGLPFQQGARALTAVVFVGGFSAATAMVIVETVALSAMASNSLILPLLARDRWRAREGASDMADAILQVRRIVICVILFLAWVYFQAIDRSSGLASIGLTSFAALAQLAPALFGAVLWRGGHATGAFAGLVVGSLIWLVFLALPQIGAALGSGPITPFGLADPLPFGVLFSLAANSLVFVLVSRAVRPRLIDRVQARAFVDRISPDWRDQSTAPSGASIGDLRTLVARFVGDAGANRAFDAFARETGQTFRDSDPADAGLARAAERMLAGAVGASSARRVISAALAGGGRAPEDVVRMLDEASQAVQFNRELLQATLDNIDQGVSVVDEDLRLIAWNARYVDLFDLPAGFVHVGQPVAAVYRLNAERGEVETADMEAWVERRLEALRRREPHDHERAQPNGRILKSTGAPMSGGGYVTSYTDITELRRAAQALEEANEQLEARVADRTERLNEALQTAEDAVASKTRFLAAASHDLLQPLHAARLFIAALKAEPAGDSALGARTLADNADRSIESAHGLLMALLNLSRLEAGGVRPTVVPLSIETLFADLRREFTPVAAAKGLKLRILPSRVWVASDRDLLRSLLQNLIGNALRYTDRGGVVVGVRRAGADVRIEVRDTGRGIPADKRELIFTEFTRLAGRGGDEPGAGLGLAIVRRVADLLGHPLGLWSEPGRGTRFAISAPRAAPAELQTTEPGAADDRPRTALTGLRVLCVDNEPAILQGLVALLGRWGLTPVTAPDAEAALALAGPFDAALIDLHLGDGPDGLALITALRARGLSHLALITADADETIPARAAACGAALMSKPVKPAALKAFLSRRDVRDR; encoded by the coding sequence ATGTTCGCGCCGCTGATCCTGACGCTGGTCGCCGCCTATATGGCGCTGCTGTTCGCGGTCGCCTGGCGCAGCGAGCGGCGCGGCCACCGGACGGGGCCGTCCCGGCTCGGCCCCTGGGCCTACGCCCTCAGCCTCGCCATCTACTGCACCTCCTGGACCTATTACGGCGCGGTCGGCACGGCGGCGCGCGACGGCTGGGACTATCTGCCGATCTATCTCGGCCCGGTCATCGGCGTGGTCTTCCTGTTCCCGGTCTGGCGACGGATCGCGGCCGCGGCCAAGCGCGAGAACATCGGCTCGATCGCGGACTTCATCTCGTCGCGCTACGGCAAGAGCCAGTCGCTGGGGGCCCTGGTGGCCTGCGTCGCCATCGTCGGCTCCCTGCCCTATATCGCCCTGCAGCTGACCTCCCTGTCCATGGCGTGGCAGCTGCTGACGGCGGGGACGCCGGTGGCGGGATCGGAGCGCCTGACCGTCAGCGTCATGGCCGTGATCCTGGCCGGCTTCACCATCCTGTTCGGGGCCCGCCGACCGGACCTGACCGAACACAATCGCGGGCTGATCCGGGCCGTGGCGCTGGAATCCCTGATCAAGCTGGCGGCCCTGCTCGCGGTCGCGGTCTTCGCCGTGATCCTGCTGATGGGTGTACCGGATCGCGCGGCGATCGGTGCGGCGCTCGGCCAGCTGGGGGCCCCACCGGTGGTCGACGCCCGCTTCGTCGCCATCACCCTTTTGGCGACCCTGGCCATCTTCTGTCTGCCGCGGCAATTCCACGTCGGCTTCGTCGAGGCCGTGAAGCCGGCCGACATCCGCCGGGCGCGCTGGGCCTTTCCGGCCTATCTGCTGCTGACCAGCGTCGCGGTCCTGCCGATCGTCGCGGCCGGCCGGCTGTTCGCGAGCGTGGGGGATCCGGACCTGTTCGTCCTGGGCCTGCCGTTCCAGCAGGGAGCGCGGGCCCTGACCGCCGTCGTCTTCGTCGGCGGCTTCTCGGCGGCGACGGCCATGGTCATCGTCGAGACCGTGGCCCTGTCCGCCATGGCCTCCAACAGCCTGATCCTGCCGCTGCTGGCCCGGGACCGCTGGCGCGCGCGGGAGGGGGCCTCCGACATGGCCGACGCGATCCTGCAGGTCCGGCGGATCGTCATCTGCGTGATCCTGTTCCTGGCCTGGGTCTATTTCCAGGCCATCGACCGGTCGTCCGGCCTGGCCTCCATCGGCCTGACCTCCTTCGCCGCCCTGGCCCAGCTGGCCCCGGCCCTGTTCGGGGCGGTGCTGTGGCGGGGCGGCCATGCGACCGGAGCCTTCGCCGGATTGGTGGTCGGATCGTTGATCTGGCTGGTCTTCCTGGCCCTGCCCCAGATCGGGGCGGCCCTGGGCAGCGGCCCCATCACCCCCTTTGGGCTGGCCGACCCCCTGCCGTTCGGCGTGCTGTTCAGCCTGGCCGCCAACAGCCTGGTCTTCGTGCTGGTGTCGCGCGCCGTCCGGCCCCGGCTGATCGACCGGGTCCAGGCCCGCGCCTTCGTCGACCGGATCAGCCCGGACTGGCGCGACCAGAGCACGGCCCCGTCCGGGGCCTCGATCGGCGACCTGCGGACCCTGGTGGCGCGGTTCGTCGGCGACGCCGGGGCCAACCGCGCCTTCGACGCCTTCGCGCGCGAAACCGGTCAGACCTTCCGCGACAGCGATCCGGCCGATGCGGGCCTGGCCCGGGCGGCCGAGCGGATGCTGGCCGGGGCGGTCGGGGCGTCGTCCGCCCGCCGCGTTATCTCCGCCGCCCTGGCCGGGGGCGGTCGCGCGCCCGAGGACGTGGTGCGGATGCTGGACGAGGCATCCCAGGCGGTCCAGTTCAACCGCGAACTGCTGCAGGCCACGCTGGACAACATCGACCAGGGCGTCAGCGTGGTCGACGAGGACCTGAGGCTGATCGCCTGGAACGCGCGCTATGTGGACCTGTTCGACCTGCCCGCCGGCTTCGTCCACGTGGGCCAGCCGGTCGCCGCGGTCTATCGCCTGAACGCCGAGCGCGGCGAGGTCGAGACCGCCGACATGGAGGCCTGGGTTGAGCGCCGGCTCGAGGCCCTGCGCCGGCGCGAACCCCACGACCATGAACGCGCCCAACCGAACGGGCGGATCCTGAAGTCGACGGGCGCGCCGATGTCGGGCGGGGGCTATGTCACCTCCTACACCGACATCACCGAGCTGCGCCGCGCGGCCCAGGCCCTGGAAGAGGCCAATGAACAGCTCGAGGCCCGGGTCGCCGACCGCACCGAGCGGCTGAACGAGGCGCTGCAGACCGCCGAGGACGCCGTCGCCTCCAAGACCCGCTTCCTCGCCGCCGCCAGTCACGACCTGCTGCAGCCCCTGCATGCCGCGCGGCTGTTCATCGCCGCTCTCAAGGCCGAGCCCGCAGGAGACAGTGCGCTGGGTGCTCGCACCCTGGCCGACAATGCCGACCGCTCGATCGAGAGCGCGCACGGCCTGTTGATGGCCCTGCTGAACCTGTCGCGTCTGGAGGCCGGCGGCGTGCGCCCGACCGTGGTCCCGCTGTCGATCGAGACCCTGTTCGCCGACCTGCGGCGGGAGTTCACGCCCGTCGCGGCGGCCAAGGGGCTGAAGCTGCGCATCCTGCCGTCGCGGGTCTGGGTGGCGTCGGATCGCGACCTGCTGCGATCCCTGCTGCAGAACCTGATCGGCAACGCCCTACGTTATACCGACCGGGGCGGGGTGGTGGTCGGGGTCCGTCGCGCGGGGGCCGATGTCCGCATCGAGGTCCGCGACACCGGCCGGGGCATTCCCGCCGACAAGCGGGAGCTGATCTTCACCGAATTCACCCGGCTGGCCGGTCGCGGCGGCGACGAACCCGGGGCGGGACTGGGCCTGGCCATCGTGCGACGGGTCGCCGATCTGCTGGGGCATCCGCTCGGGCTGTGGTCTGAGCCGGGGCGAGGCACGCGGTTCGCCATCAGCGCCCCGAGGGCGGCGCCCGCGGAGCTTCAAACCACGGAGCCCGGCGCTGCCGACGACCGGCCGCGCACGGCCCTGACCGGACTGCGGGTGCTGTGCGTCGACAACGAGCCGGCCATCCTCCAGGGCCTGGTCGCCCTGCTGGGCCGGTGGGGACTGACGCCCGTCACCGCCCCCGACGCCGAGGCGGCCCTGGCCCTGGCCGGGCCCTTCGACGCCGCCCTGATCGATCTGCACCTGGGCGACGGACCGGACGGCCTGGCCCTGATCACCGCCCTGCGCGCCCGGGGGCTGAGCCATCTGGCCCTGATCACCGCTGACGCGGACGAGACCATACCGGCGCGCGCCGCCGCCTGCGGGGCCGCCCTGATGTCGAAACCGGTCAAACCGGCGGCGCTGAAGGCCTTCCTGTCCCGGCGGGATGTCCGCGATCGCTGA
- a CDS encoding response regulator transcription factor, with protein sequence MDRIIVADDHPLFRAALGSALARAAPGAAVEETPSLAGAREALGRGPVDLLLLDLRLSDSEGFAGLAGVRGDFPAVPVVVVSASEDAATITRALAFGAAGFIPKSATLEVMVEALTAILAGETWAPVVPAPLDSEPIEQRIATLTPSQLKILIGLQQGRLNKQIAFDLGVTEATIKAHLTGVFRKLGVQNRTQAVIAARALSLET encoded by the coding sequence ATGGACCGCATCATCGTGGCCGATGATCATCCCCTGTTCCGCGCCGCCCTCGGTTCAGCCCTGGCGCGGGCCGCGCCCGGAGCGGCGGTGGAAGAGACCCCCAGCCTGGCCGGCGCGCGCGAGGCGCTGGGGCGGGGGCCGGTGGACCTGCTGCTGCTGGACCTGCGGCTGTCCGACAGCGAGGGGTTCGCCGGGCTGGCCGGGGTGCGCGGCGACTTTCCCGCCGTCCCAGTGGTGGTCGTGTCGGCCAGCGAGGACGCGGCGACGATCACCCGGGCCCTGGCCTTCGGGGCCGCGGGCTTCATTCCCAAGTCCGCGACGCTGGAGGTGATGGTCGAGGCCCTGACCGCGATCCTGGCCGGAGAGACCTGGGCGCCGGTGGTCCCCGCCCCGCTGGACAGCGAGCCGATCGAGCAGCGGATCGCCACCCTGACGCCGTCGCAGCTGAAGATCCTGATCGGCCTGCAACAGGGGCGGCTGAACAAACAGATCGCCTTCGACCTCGGGGTCACCGAGGCGACCATCAAGGCGCATCTGACCGGCGTGTTCCGCAAGCTGGGCGTCCAGAACCGGACCCAGGCCGTCATCGCGGCCCGCGCCCTGTCGCTCGAAACCTGA
- a CDS encoding SLC13 family permease: MEFNQIAALVVLVAVVGVLIHGRIRSDVAALAAAAALLVMGVIRPVEVQAAFASPAVIALACLFVIAYAIELSGLLGLLIRQATALCARLGAAGLWLVIVLCGGASAFLNNTPIVVLAAPVVKDVATSLKLSPKRFLIPLSYITIMGGGCTLIGTSTNLLVNDMARNAGQPVFGLFEITPVGLVIAAVGGLYLFLIGGRLLAGRADEETALHGPHEQTGDGLLGDAQLFAIDRPFDLRKAAISLAVFVAVVAAAALGIAPIAAAAFAGAVLLILLRVISPEEAYAGLRPEVLLLIAGMVVVGLSIEVTGLAASGTALLIDVIRPYGPLVALAILYGVTLFATEFLSNAAVAVLITPVAVALAESLGVDPRPFLIAVMMAASAAFATPFGYQTNVLVFELGKYRYMDFVRVGVPLNLVTWVAGVIAIPIFFPF, translated from the coding sequence ATGGAATTCAATCAGATCGCGGCGCTCGTCGTCCTGGTCGCGGTCGTCGGGGTCCTGATCCACGGCAGGATCCGGTCCGATGTCGCGGCCCTGGCGGCTGCGGCCGCCCTGCTGGTGATGGGGGTCATCCGCCCGGTCGAGGTGCAGGCGGCCTTCGCCAGTCCCGCCGTCATCGCCCTGGCCTGTCTGTTCGTCATCGCCTACGCCATCGAGCTGTCGGGCCTGCTCGGTCTGCTGATCCGCCAGGCCACCGCCCTCTGCGCGCGGCTGGGTGCCGCGGGGCTGTGGCTGGTCATCGTCCTGTGCGGCGGGGCCTCGGCCTTTCTGAACAACACCCCGATCGTCGTCCTGGCCGCGCCGGTGGTGAAGGATGTCGCGACCTCGCTGAAGCTGTCGCCCAAGCGGTTCCTGATCCCGCTCAGCTACATCACCATCATGGGCGGCGGCTGCACCCTGATCGGGACCTCGACCAACCTGCTGGTCAACGACATGGCGCGCAATGCGGGCCAGCCGGTCTTCGGCCTGTTCGAGATCACCCCGGTGGGCCTCGTCATCGCCGCCGTGGGCGGCCTGTATCTGTTCCTGATCGGGGGGCGGCTGCTGGCCGGGCGGGCCGATGAGGAGACCGCGCTGCATGGTCCGCATGAACAGACCGGAGACGGCCTGCTGGGGGACGCCCAGTTGTTCGCCATCGACCGGCCCTTCGACCTTCGCAAGGCGGCGATCTCGCTGGCGGTGTTCGTGGCCGTGGTCGCGGCGGCCGCCCTCGGCATCGCCCCGATCGCCGCCGCCGCCTTCGCCGGCGCTGTCCTGCTGATCCTGCTGCGCGTCATCAGTCCGGAGGAGGCCTATGCGGGATTGCGGCCGGAGGTGCTGCTGCTGATCGCCGGCATGGTCGTGGTCGGGCTGTCGATCGAGGTCACCGGACTGGCGGCCTCAGGCACCGCCCTGCTGATCGATGTCATCCGGCCCTATGGCCCCCTGGTGGCCCTGGCCATCCTGTACGGCGTCACCCTGTTCGCCACCGAGTTCCTGTCCAACGCGGCCGTGGCGGTGCTGATCACGCCGGTCGCCGTCGCTCTGGCCGAGAGCCTGGGCGTGGATCCGCGCCCCTTCCTGATCGCGGTGATGATGGCCGCCAGCGCCGCCTTCGCCACGCCGTTCGGCTACCAGACCAATGTGCTGGTCTTCGAGCTCGGCAAGTACAGATACATGGATTTCGTCCGCGTCGGCGTGCCGCTGAACCTCGTCACCTGGGTGGCCGGGGTGATCGCCATTCCGATCTTCTTCCCCTTCTGA
- a CDS encoding DcaP family trimeric outer membrane transporter, producing the protein MIRTTLMGGTAALALLALPNMAFAQDSQALEARIAQLEAQLAELRSEIVASRNQQTAQQEAISRDILRIEQVAAAPPAPAPTPADGFRIGNNTVKFGGFVKADFMASNYDGGDPANGDLLRDFYLPGSIPVGGADESTATDFNARQTRFWLTTDGMLGGRKVGTRVEMDFQVLPGTGDQRTTSPSTLSLRRAFVTVDNWLFGQEWTNFQNLAVLPDTADYIGPSEGTVFARQVQARYTRGPFSISIENPETTVTPNLAATRIIADDNRLPDVTARYAVVRPWGEASIAGIVRQLAYETTGTAAIDSSTTGWGVSAAAKIKVGEKDDLRVMLSGGEGIGRYVGLNFANDAVLDASGELEAIGLVAGFASYRHIWGPQWRSNLTYSFQTVDNDRSLIGLASNKSASSVRGNLIWTPLPALDVGAELMFGERELESGASGELTRLQVFVKYGF; encoded by the coding sequence ATGATCAGAACGACCCTGATGGGCGGCACCGCTGCCCTGGCGCTGCTGGCCCTGCCGAATATGGCCTTCGCGCAGGACAGCCAGGCGCTGGAGGCCCGCATCGCCCAGCTGGAAGCGCAGCTGGCCGAGCTGAGATCCGAGATCGTCGCCTCGCGCAACCAGCAGACGGCGCAGCAAGAGGCGATCAGCCGCGACATCCTCCGCATCGAACAGGTGGCGGCGGCCCCGCCCGCGCCCGCGCCCACCCCCGCCGACGGCTTCCGGATCGGCAACAACACCGTCAAGTTCGGTGGCTTCGTCAAGGCCGACTTCATGGCCTCCAACTACGACGGCGGCGACCCGGCCAACGGTGACCTGCTTCGTGATTTCTACCTGCCCGGCTCGATCCCGGTCGGGGGCGCGGACGAGAGCACGGCGACCGATTTCAATGCGCGTCAGACCCGGTTCTGGCTGACCACCGACGGCATGCTCGGCGGCCGCAAGGTCGGTACCCGGGTCGAGATGGATTTCCAGGTCCTGCCCGGCACCGGCGACCAGCGGACCACCAGCCCGTCGACCCTGTCGCTGCGCCGCGCCTTCGTCACCGTCGACAACTGGCTGTTCGGCCAGGAGTGGACCAATTTCCAGAACCTCGCCGTCCTGCCCGACACGGCCGACTATATCGGCCCCAGCGAGGGCACGGTCTTCGCCCGTCAGGTCCAGGCCCGCTACACGCGCGGCCCGTTCTCGATCTCGATCGAGAACCCCGAGACCACCGTCACGCCCAACCTGGCCGCGACGCGGATCATCGCCGACGACAACCGCCTGCCCGACGTCACCGCCCGCTATGCCGTGGTCAGGCCGTGGGGTGAGGCCTCGATCGCCGGCATCGTGCGCCAGCTGGCCTATGAGACCACCGGCACCGCGGCGATCGATTCCTCGACCACCGGCTGGGGCGTGTCGGCGGCGGCCAAGATCAAGGTCGGCGAGAAGGACGACCTGCGGGTCATGCTGTCCGGCGGCGAGGGCATCGGCCGCTACGTCGGGCTGAACTTCGCCAACGACGCCGTTCTCGATGCGTCGGGCGAGCTGGAAGCGATCGGCCTGGTCGCCGGCTTCGCCAGCTACCGCCACATCTGGGGCCCACAGTGGCGGTCGAACCTGACCTATTCGTTCCAGACCGTCGACAACGACCGCTCCCTGATCGGCTTGGCCAGCAACAAGTCGGCCAGCAGCGTGCGCGGCAACCTGATCTGGACCCCCCTGCCCGCGCTGGACGTCGGGGCGGAGTTGATGTTCGGTGAGCGCGAGCTGGAATCGGGCGCATCGGGAGAACTGACCCGCCTGCAGGTCTTCGTGAAATACGGCTTCTAG